Proteins encoded together in one Chryseobacterium sp. G0201 window:
- a CDS encoding TraG family conjugative transposon ATPase, which yields MRNQSKAATLESKFPLLAVEESCIISKDADVTVCFKVSLPELFTVASSEYEAIHSAWFKAIKTLPDFTIVHKQDWFIKENYNPDLSKEDQSFLSKSFERHFNERPFLNHYCYLFLTKTSKERMRMQSNFSSLCKGKLIPKEIRDKEIMSRFMETVDQFERIMNDSGYVHLERMTENEITGTEKQSGLLEQYLTLSRDVNPSLQDLHLGAEEMRVGNNRISLHTLSDTDDLPGRISSHSRYEKLSTDRSDCLLSFASPVGLLLNCNHIYNQYLFIDNSAENLAKFEKSARNMHSLARYSRANQINKEWIEKYLNEAHSFGLQSIRAHFNVMSWSDNPAELKQLKNDTGSALSLMECKPRHNTTDTATLYWAGIPGNAADFPAEESFYTFIEPAVCFFTQETNYQNSPSPFGIKMADRLTGKPIHLDISDLPMKQGIITNRNKFILGPSGSGKSFFTNHMVRQYYEQGAHVLLVDTGNSYQGLCELIKGKSTGEDGVYFTYTENNPIAFNPFYTDDGIFDIEKRESIKTLILTLWKRDDEPPTRSEEVALSNAVSGYIEKIKNNNDYPSFNGFYEFVKEEYLSVLEKKKVREKDFDIANFLNVLEPYYKGGEYDYLLNSDKQLDLLSKRFIVFEIDAIKDHKILFPIVTIIIMEVFINKMRRLKGIRKLILIEEAWKAIAKEGMAEYIKYLFKTVRKFFGEAIVVTQEVDDIIQSPIVKESIINNSDCKILLDQRKYMNKFDDIQAMLGLTDKEKAQVLSINMNNDPRRLYKEVWIGLGGTHSAVYATEVSTEEYLAYTTEETEKMEVMNLAYELDGNVEHAIKRISLKRIKSTKEN from the coding sequence ATGAGAAATCAATCGAAAGCCGCTACTTTGGAAAGTAAATTTCCACTGCTGGCAGTAGAAGAAAGCTGTATTATATCAAAAGATGCTGATGTTACGGTTTGTTTTAAAGTAAGCCTTCCGGAATTATTTACCGTTGCTTCCTCTGAATATGAAGCCATTCATTCAGCTTGGTTTAAAGCTATTAAGACCTTGCCTGACTTCACGATTGTTCACAAGCAGGATTGGTTTATCAAGGAAAACTATAATCCTGACTTATCGAAAGAAGATCAAAGCTTTTTATCCAAATCATTTGAGAGGCATTTTAACGAGAGACCATTTTTAAACCATTATTGCTACCTCTTTCTTACCAAAACAAGCAAAGAGAGAATGAGAATGCAGAGTAATTTCTCATCGCTCTGCAAAGGAAAGCTTATTCCAAAGGAAATCAGGGATAAGGAGATAATGAGCAGATTTATGGAAACAGTCGATCAGTTTGAAAGAATCATGAATGACAGTGGTTATGTTCATTTGGAACGGATGACGGAGAATGAGATTACCGGAACAGAAAAACAATCGGGATTACTTGAGCAATATCTGACATTATCCCGAGACGTTAACCCTTCCCTACAGGATTTACATTTAGGAGCAGAAGAAATGAGAGTCGGCAATAATCGTATCAGTCTGCATACGCTTTCTGATACTGACGATTTACCGGGAAGAATTTCTTCTCACAGCCGTTATGAAAAACTAAGCACCGACAGAAGCGACTGTTTATTGTCATTTGCATCTCCAGTGGGACTGCTCCTCAATTGCAATCACATTTATAATCAGTATCTGTTTATCGACAACAGTGCAGAAAACCTGGCAAAATTTGAGAAGTCTGCAAGGAATATGCACTCGCTGGCGCGATACAGCAGAGCCAATCAGATCAATAAAGAATGGATTGAAAAATACCTGAATGAAGCCCATTCGTTCGGACTGCAATCCATCCGTGCTCATTTCAATGTGATGTCATGGTCTGATAATCCTGCGGAATTAAAGCAGTTGAAAAATGATACAGGAAGTGCGTTGTCGCTTATGGAATGTAAGCCCCGCCATAACACAACAGATACAGCGACTTTATATTGGGCTGGTATTCCCGGCAATGCAGCAGATTTTCCCGCAGAAGAAAGTTTCTATACGTTCATAGAGCCCGCAGTATGTTTTTTCACGCAGGAAACCAATTATCAGAATTCACCTTCACCATTTGGAATCAAGATGGCGGATCGCTTAACAGGAAAACCTATTCACTTGGATATCTCTGATCTTCCGATGAAACAGGGAATTATTACCAATCGGAACAAATTTATTCTCGGACCTTCTGGAAGCGGAAAATCATTCTTTACCAACCATATGGTCAGGCAGTATTATGAACAGGGAGCTCATGTCTTATTGGTTGATACTGGAAATTCATATCAAGGGCTCTGCGAATTAATTAAAGGCAAATCCACAGGAGAAGACGGCGTTTACTTTACTTATACGGAAAACAATCCGATTGCCTTTAATCCCTTTTACACCGATGATGGCATCTTTGATATCGAAAAAAGAGAAAGCATTAAAACCTTAATCCTCACCCTATGGAAAAGAGATGACGAACCGCCCACAAGATCAGAGGAAGTAGCGCTGTCCAACGCAGTTAGCGGATATATCGAAAAGATTAAAAATAACAATGACTATCCTTCATTTAACGGTTTTTACGAATTTGTAAAAGAAGAATATCTATCTGTTCTTGAAAAAAAGAAAGTCAGAGAAAAGGATTTTGACATTGCGAACTTTCTTAATGTTTTAGAGCCTTATTATAAAGGAGGCGAATATGATTATCTGCTCAATTCAGACAAGCAGCTTGATCTTTTATCCAAAAGATTTATTGTATTTGAGATCGATGCCATCAAAGACCACAAAATCCTATTTCCTATTGTGACCATCATTATCATGGAGGTCTTTATCAATAAAATGCGAAGACTCAAAGGAATCAGAAAATTGATCCTCATCGAAGAAGCCTGGAAAGCTATTGCCAAAGAGGGCATGGCGGAATATATCAAATATCTGTTTAAGACCGTCAGAAAATTCTTCGGCGAAGCCATTGTCGTAACGCAGGAAGTAGATGATATTATCCAGTCTCCTATTGTCAAAGAAAGTATCATCAACAATTCCGACTGTAAGATTTTACTGGATCAGCGAAAGTACATGAACAAGTTTGATGATATCCAGGCGATGCTGGGTTTAACGGATAAAGAAAAAGCTCAGGTACTTTCCATCAATATGAACAATGATCCGAGAAGACTTTACAAAGAAGTCTGGATTGGATTGGGAGGAACGCATTCAGCAGTCTACGCTACGGAAGTTTCTACCGAAGAATACTTAGCATACACGACGGAAGAAACAGAAAAAATGGAAGTCATGAACCTGGCTTACGAACTTGATGGCAATGTCGAGCATGCGATCAAGAGGATTTCGCTAAAGCGAATCAAATCGACAAAAGAAAATTAA
- a CDS encoding DUF4134 domain-containing protein: MEKQRKKLLISAVALLMSINLSAQGNGTAGINEATQMVTSYFEPATQLIYAIGAVVGLIGGVKVYNKFSSGDPDTSKTAASWFGACIFLIVAATILRSFFL, from the coding sequence ATGGAAAAACAAAGAAAAAAGCTTCTGATTTCAGCAGTAGCTTTACTCATGAGCATCAATCTATCCGCTCAGGGAAACGGAACTGCCGGAATCAACGAAGCCACTCAAATGGTTACCTCCTATTTTGAGCCGGCTACGCAACTCATTTATGCCATTGGAGCAGTCGTCGGACTCATTGGAGGAGTAAAAGTGTACAACAAATTCAGCAGTGGCGACCCTGACACCAGTAAAACTGCTGCAAGCTGGTTCGGAGCCTGTATCTTCCTGATTGTTGCAGCTACTATTCTCCGTTCATTCTTCCTTTAA
- the traJ gene encoding conjugative transposon protein TraJ → MEPTNLHEVLRTVYDEMMPMCADMAAVAKGVAGLGALFYVAIKVWQALSRAEPIDLFPMLRPFAIGICIMFFSTLVLGSINGVLSPVVQGSHSMLEDQVLDMNELQQKKDLLEREAMLRNPEMAYLISDDEFDKKLEELGWSPSDLVTMSGMYMERQMFEVKKQIRDGFREFLEILFQAAALVIDTIRTFFLIVLSILGPIAFAISVWDGFQSTLTQWLTRYISVYLWLPVADIFSAILAKIQTLILERDIEMLADPNFIPDTSNTVYIIYMIIGIIGYFTVPTVTGWVIQAGGAGNFMRNVNQTASKSGNVAGAAAGSATGNISGRLLK, encoded by the coding sequence ATGGAGCCTACAAACTTACACGAAGTTTTAAGAACAGTCTACGATGAGATGATGCCGATGTGTGCAGATATGGCAGCAGTTGCAAAGGGTGTTGCAGGATTGGGAGCACTATTTTATGTAGCCATTAAAGTTTGGCAGGCACTTAGCCGTGCTGAACCCATTGATCTATTTCCAATGTTGAGACCATTTGCTATCGGAATCTGCATTATGTTTTTTTCAACATTGGTTTTAGGAAGTATCAACGGGGTTTTAAGCCCCGTTGTTCAAGGCAGTCATTCCATGTTGGAGGATCAGGTTTTGGATATGAATGAACTTCAGCAGAAAAAAGATTTATTGGAAAGAGAAGCCATGCTCAGAAATCCTGAAATGGCATATCTGATTTCAGATGATGAGTTTGATAAAAAACTGGAAGAACTAGGATGGTCTCCATCGGATCTGGTAACGATGTCAGGAATGTATATGGAAAGGCAGATGTTTGAAGTTAAAAAACAAATCAGAGATGGCTTTAGAGAATTTCTGGAAATTCTCTTTCAGGCAGCAGCACTCGTTATTGATACCATCAGAACCTTTTTCTTAATTGTTCTGTCCATACTCGGTCCAATCGCCTTTGCCATATCGGTTTGGGATGGATTTCAATCAACACTCACGCAATGGTTGACCAGATACATCAGTGTGTATTTATGGCTACCTGTTGCAGATATTTTCAGCGCTATCCTTGCAAAAATACAGACTTTGATTTTGGAACGGGACATAGAGATGTTGGCTGATCCTAATTTTATTCCGGATACGTCCAACACCGTTTACATCATCTACATGATTATCGGAATCATAGGTTACTTCACTGTTCCAACCGTAACAGGCTGGGTTATTCAGGCTGGAGGTGCAGGAAACTTTATGCGCAATGTCAATCAGACCGCATCGAAGTCCGGAAACGTTGCAGGAGCAGCTGCCGGTTCAGCAACAGGAAATATTTCAGGAAGGTTATTAAAATAA
- a CDS encoding ParA family protein, with protein sequence MDTKKQPLFIAFSSQKGGVGKSTFTTLLASILHYRLGYNIAVLDADFPQHSLMKMKTRDLAMVMENLHLKKLAYRQFTTINKKAYPILQYKADHILEAAHEFSETSPNPVDIIFFDLPGTVNTPGILKALAGMHHIFTPITADRLVMESTLVFSQLLQDVIMKKGETSLKSIHLFWNQVDGRESTPLYNIYNDLIHQLGLNLMDSQIKNSTRFRKESEENSKTVFRSTLLPADENLLKACRLDLFLIEFLKIIQI encoded by the coding sequence ATGGACACCAAAAAACAACCTTTATTTATTGCTTTTTCATCACAAAAAGGAGGTGTAGGAAAAAGTACCTTTACGACTCTTTTAGCGAGCATTTTACATTATCGACTGGGCTATAATATTGCGGTATTAGATGCAGACTTTCCACAACACAGTTTAATGAAAATGAAAACCCGTGATCTCGCTATGGTTATGGAAAATCTGCACTTAAAAAAACTGGCTTACAGACAATTTACAACCATCAACAAAAAAGCTTATCCTATACTGCAATATAAGGCAGATCATATTTTAGAAGCTGCACACGAATTTTCAGAAACATCACCTAATCCTGTTGACATCATCTTTTTTGATCTTCCGGGAACCGTTAATACTCCGGGAATCCTAAAAGCTTTGGCAGGAATGCATCATATCTTTACCCCCATCACAGCAGACCGGTTAGTTATGGAAAGCACATTAGTTTTTAGCCAACTTTTACAGGATGTTATTATGAAAAAAGGAGAAACATCCCTTAAAAGTATCCATTTATTCTGGAATCAGGTCGATGGCAGAGAGAGTACACCTTTGTATAACATTTACAATGACTTGATACACCAACTGGGATTAAATTTAATGGATAGTCAGATTAAAAATTCTACCCGTTTCAGGAAAGAAAGTGAAGAAAATTCAAAAACAGTTTTCCGTTCCACTTTGCTGCCTGCGGATGAAAATTTATTGAAAGCCTGCAGGCTTGACCTTTTTCTCATTGAGTTTTTAAAAATCATTCAAATCTAG
- a CDS encoding DUF3408 domain-containing protein, protein MEKNIKKNITPDINEELMMNMMVDGVKKEGLEIPETDNSGIQNSEINKKNVLEKKAVQHQKKSSKLKNMESYGIQFLVSHSMKKRGDKTIYIRKEYHERLSRIIQVIGQDEIPLYAYLDNILEHHFELFEEAITSDFNEHFKPLF, encoded by the coding sequence ATGGAAAAAAACATCAAGAAAAACATTACTCCAGATATTAACGAAGAACTGATGATGAACATGATGGTCGATGGTGTAAAAAAAGAAGGTTTAGAGATTCCTGAAACTGATAATTCAGGGATTCAAAACTCAGAAATTAATAAAAAGAATGTTCTTGAAAAAAAAGCTGTCCAACATCAAAAAAAGAGTTCAAAGCTGAAAAATATGGAGAGTTATGGTATACAATTTCTTGTTAGCCATTCGATGAAAAAACGAGGAGATAAAACCATCTATATCCGCAAAGAATATCATGAAAGATTATCTCGCATCATTCAGGTTATAGGACAGGATGAAATTCCTCTTTATGCTTACCTGGATAATATTCTTGAACATCATTTTGAACTATTTGAGGAAGCTATTACTTCGGACTTCAATGAACATTTTAAACCCCTTTTTTAA
- a CDS encoding conjugal transfer protein TraD — MEILILVCLLIIIVLMMKEKIVFQKRLEKEITSENTKPSSSIMGLSQYVKSQTLPNNDGESRIEKQTHRISNFEEEINNKTVDIQIPQEELDKVFRSTPDFEEEEEEWSQYQIFDNDNGLATGVTFEELNTVEAFLKDQKSELSHKETAAEIIQKIHGTELFNLLENSIEGASIKIAELLDRSLSSANNSNSSFYQNKNFNGFDITHFT, encoded by the coding sequence ATGGAAATTTTAATATTAGTCTGTCTTTTGATTATCATTGTATTGATGATGAAAGAAAAAATTGTCTTTCAAAAAAGATTAGAAAAAGAAATTACATCTGAAAATACCAAACCATCTTCAAGTATTATGGGACTGTCTCAATATGTAAAAAGCCAGACATTGCCAAACAACGACGGAGAGTCCCGTATTGAAAAACAAACGCACAGAATTTCTAATTTTGAAGAAGAGATCAACAATAAAACAGTTGACATTCAAATTCCGCAGGAAGAATTAGATAAAGTTTTCAGAAGTACTCCAGATTTTGAGGAAGAGGAAGAAGAATGGAGTCAATATCAAATTTTCGATAATGATAACGGTTTAGCCACAGGGGTAACCTTTGAAGAATTAAATACCGTGGAGGCATTTCTGAAAGATCAAAAGTCAGAATTATCTCACAAGGAAACAGCGGCAGAAATTATTCAAAAAATACATGGAACCGAATTATTCAATTTATTAGAAAATTCTATTGAAGGAGCTTCTATAAAGATTGCTGAGCTATTGGACAGAAGCCTTTCTTCTGCAAACAATTCTAATTCTTCTTTTTACCAAAACAAAAATTTTAACGGATTTGACATTACTCATTTTACTTAA
- the traK gene encoding conjugative transposon protein TraK, with the protein MEFKILKNIENSFRQIRLFTFIFALLCFGVVGVVVYKSYEFAEEQRQKIYVLDNGKSLMVALSQDMSLNRPVEAREHVRRFHELFFTIAPDKNAIESNVKRAFNLADQSAFNYYKDLSEKGYYNRIISGNIQQRIEIDSVSANFDSYPYQVETFAKQFIYRSSNLTKRSLITSCMLVNSVRSDNNPQGFTMEKFNVIENKDIETVER; encoded by the coding sequence ATGGAATTTAAAATCTTAAAAAATATCGAAAACAGTTTCAGGCAAATCAGATTATTCACTTTTATTTTTGCCCTGTTATGTTTCGGAGTTGTAGGGGTTGTTGTATACAAATCATACGAGTTTGCTGAAGAACAGCGTCAGAAAATTTATGTATTGGATAATGGCAAATCATTGATGGTTGCCTTATCTCAGGACATGTCTTTGAACAGACCCGTTGAAGCAAGAGAGCATGTCAGACGTTTTCATGAACTCTTCTTCACGATTGCACCGGATAAAAATGCGATTGAAAGTAATGTAAAAAGAGCATTCAATCTAGCTGATCAGTCTGCATTTAATTATTACAAAGACCTTTCAGAAAAAGGATATTACAACAGAATTATTTCAGGGAATATCCAGCAGAGAATTGAGATAGACAGTGTTTCAGCCAACTTTGACAGCTACCCGTACCAGGTTGAGACCTTCGCAAAGCAGTTTATCTACAGATCGAGCAATCTGACCAAGAGAAGTTTAATTACCAGCTGTATGCTTGTCAATTCTGTAAGGTCTGACAACAATCCCCAAGGATTTACGATGGAAAAATTCAATGTTATCGAAAATAAAGATATCGAAACTGTTGAACGCTAA
- a CDS encoding DUF4133 domain-containing protein: MNTYNINKGIGRTVEFKGLKAQYLFIFAGGLLGLLIVVMIMYMAGVSTYFCLGLGGISASLLIWQTFSLNRKYGEHGLMKLGANKKHPKYIISRKSILRYLKSNSKKAAA; the protein is encoded by the coding sequence ATGAATACCTATAACATTAATAAAGGAATCGGAAGAACCGTAGAGTTCAAAGGACTAAAAGCGCAGTACCTCTTCATTTTCGCAGGCGGTCTGTTAGGTCTTTTAATTGTGGTCATGATTATGTACATGGCAGGAGTCAGTACTTATTTCTGTTTGGGATTAGGAGGTATAAGTGCCAGTTTACTGATCTGGCAGACTTTCTCACTCAACAGAAAATATGGAGAACACGGATTGATGAAACTGGGTGCAAACAAAAAGCATCCTAAATACATCATCAGCCGAAAGTCAATCTTGAGATATCTAAAATCCAACTCCAAAAAAGCTGCAGCATGA
- a CDS encoding DUF4141 domain-containing protein, protein MTTMMVTAVALTSTAKAQFVVTDPANLASGILNSANEIVQTSNTVSNVVKNFNEVKKVYEQGKEYYDKLKAVNNLVKDARKVQQTVLLVGDVSEMYVNNFGKMLNDPNFNAQELTAIANGYSTLLNESTELLKELKQIVNTSSLSLNDKERMDIIDKVYKAVKDYHNLVRYYTNKNISVSYLRAKKQNNTQRVLNLYGTSNQKYW, encoded by the coding sequence ATGACCACGATGATGGTTACAGCGGTGGCGTTGACCTCCACAGCAAAAGCACAATTTGTAGTGACAGACCCAGCCAATCTGGCTTCAGGAATTTTGAATTCAGCCAATGAAATTGTTCAGACATCCAATACAGTTTCCAATGTGGTCAAAAACTTCAATGAAGTCAAGAAAGTCTACGAACAGGGTAAGGAATATTATGATAAACTTAAAGCTGTGAACAATCTCGTCAAGGATGCAAGAAAAGTTCAGCAGACTGTATTACTGGTTGGCGATGTTTCCGAAATGTATGTGAACAATTTCGGGAAAATGTTGAATGATCCCAACTTTAATGCTCAGGAACTAACTGCTATTGCGAACGGCTATTCCACATTACTGAATGAAAGTACAGAACTTTTAAAAGAGCTCAAACAGATTGTCAATACCAGCAGTCTTTCATTAAATGATAAAGAAAGGATGGATATTATTGATAAAGTATATAAGGCTGTAAAAGACTATCACAATCTGGTTCGTTACTATACGAACAAGAATATTTCTGTCAGTTACCTGAGAGCCAAGAAGCAGAACAACACCCAACGGGTGCTTAATCTGTATGGAACGTCGAATCAAAAGTATTGGTAA